GACACCTATGTATACAGCTCAACTTAGAAGGGGTCACAGCATGGTTAACATGGAATTTCAATAATGTGGCAGAGCAAAGATTAAATACTTTTGACACTCATTTTAGAGAAAACATGTACTTCGATTATTGGAACTATATAACTTAGATATACTGTTAATAGAAAACTTCAAATATATATCATGGATTTCGACCCGAAACATGAAGAACGATGCGGGATGTGTAAACAATATTCTATATGCATTGGAagctgaaaagaaaagaaaactacCGAGTGTGTTTTGGTATGGAGTAAAACATTTTTCGgagaatattttttaattttttcatgtttggttgacttaaatattttgaaaaatattttccttatcaaCTCATTTTTCTTTAATTGGAAGAAAACATTTTTCCCGGGAAACATTTTCCTTTCAACCTTCCCCATCCTATTCCCCACCCCCTCCAACCCTACCCACGACCCACCCtcaaacggagggagtatatttttaaaaaaaaaagatatttgcTACTCACTAATCAAAcacgaaaaaaaaaattgaaattcttTTTCACTCACCGATCAAACAtgagaaaataagtgataaaaccactcatttttaaaaaaaaaacattttccTTTCGGACCAAACACACCCTACGTACAACGTGTAGGATCTAACAATTAAGTAGAATGTTAACTTACCATGTACGTAGTTCCAAAAGAGAACAGAGCCAACAGTTCCCCATTCACCTTCATGAATATCAACATTCTGAATCTTATCAGAGCACATAGTAGAGATATGGTGTGGTCTATACCTAAATATTTCATGAAACACATCTCCATCAGATTTAATCTCAATTTGAGACTCTAACTTCCCAGTTAGGTGATGAGTCTCAATATCTTTAGTGACATTAAGACAGAATTCCATTAATGTGTGTGGATCTGGTATATCTGGATTCAACTTCTCGTAGTCCAAGATCCAAGTAACCAAATTGTCTTCACCCTTCGTTTCAACATGAACAGTGAGATAAACTGATTTGTAAAAATCCAGTAGATCTCCCCCTATCACCTTGAATTTAACCAACTTCTTTTCTTCATCTATTTCTTCAATAATCTCCTTTGCTACCTTCTCCTTCCCATCtgtaatatacaaaaataaagcTCAGTTAGTCttagaattaacctaaatagtcgcCAATCAACCCAAGTATTCTTATCGGTTTAACATTCACACGTTTAGAATTTACTCAAGTATGTGAAGGATTCAGAATTTAGATACCGTGTGTTTTGAGTTGAAAGAGTGGGTTCTCAAATATACATTTAAATCTATCTatgcttgtttttttttttaaacataaaTATGTGGTTCGTCGATCCCCGAAGCACTAGATAGTGTCTGACCGGATCACCGGATATCCGTTTTGGCGGTCGGAATTCTGACATTTTCCAGCAGTCGATGTAGCACTGCGCCATCCGGTTCATCGAATCCGGTACTTTCAACATTTGAATCCAGTACTTTCAACGTAAAATATAAACTTATGTGTAAAAATTCTTGTAAATTTTAATAAAAAGTAAATTTGAACCcgtaattttaaaaatacaataGATTTAATGCTAAAAATTTTAATGGTCTGAACCCATAATTTGTGAGGCTGAGTAaaaatttatgtataaaaattcgttaaaattgcaaaaataatagatatgaaccataactttaaaaatataatgggttcaatactAAAACCTTAAAAAGTTAAACCCATAAAGTTTAAATCTCGGATCCGTCTCTGCCTATAGAGCTTAAATCTTAGATCCGCCTCGACGGACCACGAcctgttgttgaatttgttgctCATCTTGAACGTGTAAAAATTAGTATAAGAAAACAGGGACTAACATTATAACAATCACTTTATATAAACATgcataatattttatttgaagaGTAGTGACTGCTTACCATGAGTGAAGTTCCAAAAAATCACAGAACCAACAGTTCCCCATTCACCTTCATGAATGTCAACATTTTGGATTTTATCAGGAGACATGCTTGAGATATGGTGGGGTCTATACCTAAAGATCTCATGAAATACATCACCACAAGACTTGATGTTTATCTCAGAAACCAACTTTCCTTCAAGACtcatctctcttctctctctctcagaTTGATATGTTACAATGTTATATAAAATGGTGTGGTTTATCATTATATGAGTTTGGGTTTTATAGTGGGGCAATATGTctaaattatttgtttttttttttcattttttttgcttAGACAAAAAGTGGCTCTTCGTGTTTGGTCAATCTTTCAAATTCTGTTTatttaattttgagaagtttgaaataacgatttgtgtttggctaattaatttaaaaagtaatTTTGTCAAAAGTAAATGAGTAATTTGTGCTTGACCAAGGTTCTAAAAGTACTTTTAAGAAAAGTTACTTTTACGGCCTTCGAAAAATAATTTCTACTACTGctcaaaattatttatttttttctaaaaGTTTAATTAAACACGTCAACTCTCTAAAATAAGTATTTTTActattaaaaaaatacttttggctcTTAAAGAGTTTGACCAAAAAAGCTAATAATATATATCATAGTATTAGTACCCAAGAAGGTAGTGTCATATTTAGATAAAATATTGACCACTTAGTTTCCTTCCCTAGATGTGTGGCTAATTTTCTATCATTTAGCATTTCGTACCTTGTTGGTAAAtaataatcacaattcacaccACGATACTAAGTTTACTTGTGAGGGCGTGCGTTCGGGCAGTCGGATTGGATACGAAAATTTCAGTTTGGATCTTCATTTTTCGGATTGAAGAAatgacaatccaaatccaatTCAAATAAGCTCGGATTAGACTTGGATTTTTTAAGTCTGGTTTCAGATTAATCATTTtggatattttgaatttttggttttgAGCGTATAAGTTTAGATATTTCttctttttacaaaaataaatatccaaatgaaGTACTCATGTTAAATTGCCTGAAAAGTTCCTCATTCTCATCACAATCATTCAAAAAAAGtattcaaataataaaattattatcaAGAAAATGCAATGAGACATTAATACGGCCGATAAGAAGTAGCAATAGTAAAACCATGTCCAAATAGAAAATATTATGacagtaacttagtaattaatactgaatatatgagataatatctaatgggtattgtatacggtcaaaacagATTTCGGCTTTCTTACGTTCGATCGAGATCGAGTGGTAAGAAGCCAAAGTAGGATTTTGGGAGTAAGCTCCAAAGgcagtacaaacgagcctcgagtccaaAGGcagctcgaggagtcggctcgataatcctatcaAGCCCGAGGCGTTGCTTCGAGGTCGAAAATGCACCACGCCTTCCCCGAAAGTCGAGCTCAAGTCAAGACCGAAGAGCCAACCCGGTAACGGGTTCGGGCCAGTATCGAGTTCGAGCATgtgtcgagctcacagacaagagccgttgcaaccgcaccaaggagagaatcttggcgggaatcgaggaagagacaaatcatcatgagTTCttcactatatgctttattttattattttgttataaataatgtagtgaccctctattataaaagcgGGGTCCTTGTAAGCTAAGGGAGGACAAATAGCAACAAAAAGATCACATCTCATATTAAAAGAGATCCCCTTGTGTTTGATTAACTTTATCTTATTCGTTCTTTTTGCTCACTATTTTCATTcccatagtcaagaatacacttATTTCTATTTTTCAacacgatttatatcaaattgtatcgcatatccttagaaccatacacaaatctaacgttattcaatttttcgggtaaacagtttggcgcccaccgtggggctaagagtaacagtggttgtttgatacaaatctgcaatacacaccagtttacaacttcaaatcgACAAATGTCAAACCCTTGATTGATGGCTTTACCTATTGACCATGAAGCCGGCCTTCaaaatgaaaccaacaacttgacacccaggcCCGGAAGGCGAACTAACGATGTCACTGATGCTCGAGTCGAAGCACCGCTAGATGTAtattcacaagtggctcttgaggcgaaccaacattTCGAACCGGAAAAAAGcgttcagggcggtactcgatccatagctcgagacacccataacgtggaaGAGATcagagtcagcttacggatgatcttcgagatgttacaatcCAAGCAAAAGCCAATCTGCTTCGAGAAATCACACATAGAACGGAActagccatagtgaagtcaaatgagcaagaatcggggattactcccgaaattactaaattgctcgagaaactcacaaaacgagtcgaagccaacgataaaaaagtagaaacatataatttcagggtcgatcagatcccgggagctccaccaatgataaaagggctagacTAAAAAAAAATCATTCAAAAGTCTTTTCCCtggagtgcagccccaaaaccaatccccaagaaattccgtatgcccgaaattctcaaatataacggtacaaccgatcctaacgaacatgtcacttcttacacatgtgccatcaaaggaaacgatttggaggacgatgagattgaatccgtgttgttgaaaatgttcggggagaccctctcgaagggagcaatgatctggtatcacaatttaccaccaaattgcatcgattcttttgccatgttagtagattctttcgtaaaggcacatgctggtgccataaaagttgcaacaaggaaatcagacctctttaaAGTAAAGCAAAaaggtaatgaaatgctgaggaaatttgtatcccgatttcaaatggaacacatAGAATTGCCACcgatcacagacgattgggccgtacaagctttcacccaagggttgaacgaactaagttcgacagcatcacgtcggctaaaacaaaatttgatcgagtatccagcaataacttgggcagatatacacaaccgatatcaatcgaaaattaaggtcgaggatgatcaatcgggagctccgtatggacccTTGCATCAGAGCATGACATCTACTAAAAGCCAAAGGGAGATCGTCAGAGAACAAAGGCCGAATAGAGACCGATACCAACCATACATCGCAGATCAGATAAACAACGGTTCGACACGCAATACAGTTCGGAGCAAttgaaggattgatcgagggcagAATTCTCGgagacttatgagcaagagaggctttgataaatatgccgatcctatagaagaacctcgattatcagagtataacttcagcgttggtgcttCCGCCATCGTgttggctatcggacgcatcaaagacactaaatggcctcgacctataCAGACCGATcttgcccaaaggaatcccaatcaaatgtgtgaatataaTGGCCCCCATGGCCATAGAACGGAAGACTGCAGgtaactaagagaggaagtagcccgcttatttaacaaagggcactttcggaaatttctgagtgatagggcgaagaaccattttaaaaacagggatttcagcaagcaaaacgagcaagaagaaccgcagcacgtcattcacatgatcatcggcggcgtcgatacccctcagggaccagtgtttaaacgcactaaaacatcgattgtgagggaaaagagatctcggactcaagattacgcacccatggggactttgtccttcgatgatgaagatgcaggaggaatcatccaacctcataacgatgcactggtaatatccgtattcatgaataaaactaaaattaagcgtgtgttaatcgatccaggtagctcggccaacatcatcagattgaaggttgtagaacagctcggcctacaggaccagatcgtacccgcaactctggttctaaacggattcaacatggcatgtgaaaccaccaaaggtgagataatcctaccaataaacgtggccggaaccatccaggaaacaaagtttcacgtgattgaaagcgatatgagatacaacgcccttttcggaaggccatggatccacaacatgagagcagtaccttcgaccctacaccagcccctcaaattcccaacatcaagaGGTGTCAAAACGgtatacggagaacaaccagccgcaaaggaaatttTCGCTGTCGAGAAAGCAAAATCAATGTCCTCGCCTTCGCCGATAAAGGGATCGGCCtcagaaggagaacgggacaccaaatagcaatcacagatatCGGCTTCGACTCAGCCAGATAActagaagatcgaagaagatgatgatcaaagggtccctcgatatttcatgattcccgatgaccccgatgccaccaaatcaacaatcgaggaactagagcaagtcacactaattgagcactggcccgagcgaaaggtatacttgggaacggggttgagccctaaactcaggaagaaacttgttcaatttcttatcaataacgtcgattgttttgcctggtcccatttatatataacagggatcccaccggacataacgacgcatcggctaagcttggaccctaggttcagaccgataaagcaaaagagaagactcCAGTCCGAGGAaaaacacgcattcataaaggatgaggtaaccaaacttctcaagataggggtccattcgggaggtgaaatatcccgaatggttagccaatgtagttgtagtgcctagaAAAGGGGGCacacttagaatgtgtgtagactataaggatttgtaCAAAggatgccccaaagattcctttccgcttcCCAAtatcaatcgcatgatcgatgccacgtccggtcacg
This region of Nicotiana tomentosiformis chromosome 4, ASM39032v3, whole genome shotgun sequence genomic DNA includes:
- the LOC104088486 gene encoding MLP-like protein 34; translation: MSLEGKLVSEINIKSCGDVFHEIFRYRPHHISSMSPDKIQNVDIHEGEWGTVGSVIFWNFTHDGKEKVAKEIIEEIDEEKKLVKFKVIGGDLLDFYKSVYLTVHVETKGEDNLVTWILDYEKLNPDIPDPHTLMEFCLNVTKDIETHHLTGKLESQIEIKSDGDVFHEIFRYRPHHISTMCSDKIQNVDIHEGEWGTVGSVLFWNYVHDGKEKVAKEIIEVIDEEKKLVKFKVIGGDLLETYKSFYLTVHVETKGESNLVTWILEYEKQNSKVPDPHTLMEFCLNVTKDIETHHLKCDT